The following coding sequences lie in one Stenotrophomonas rhizophila genomic window:
- a CDS encoding NAD-dependent succinate-semialdehyde dehydrogenase, whose amino-acid sequence MTVEIVNPATGQVTYRHELLDAAQVEQRLAAAAGAFPAWSGQSLQARSAILRGIAAQLRTRKDDIQRAMTSEMGKLKAEALTEVEKCAQACEFYADHAADYLKPQLIDTEAQRSYVRYEPIGCVFAVMPWNFPIWQVFRFLAPAFMAGNVALLKHASNVPQCADLILAVCRDGGLPAGVFDVLHIDNDQAADVLRDKRVKAVTLTGSERAGRSIAANAGDQLKKCVMELGGSDAFVVLEDADLDKTVAAAVKSRFDNSGQTCIAAKRFIVVDAIADAFVEKFVAAAAQRVYGDPQDERTTLAPMARADLRDELHSQVQDSVAKGAKLLLGGEPVAGSHAGYPATILDNVGPGMPAYEEELFGPAAAILRVRDDAEALRVANDTTFGLGGSVWTADAVRGEAIAKKLECGAAFVNAIVKSDPRLPFGGSKRSGFGRELADHGIHEFMNIKTVYVA is encoded by the coding sequence ATGACCGTTGAAATCGTCAATCCCGCGACCGGCCAGGTCACCTACCGCCATGAACTGCTCGATGCCGCCCAGGTTGAACAGCGCCTGGCCGCCGCGGCCGGCGCGTTCCCGGCCTGGTCTGGCCAATCCCTGCAGGCGCGCAGCGCCATCCTGCGTGGCATCGCCGCGCAGCTGCGTACCCGCAAGGACGACATCCAGCGGGCCATGACCAGTGAGATGGGCAAGCTCAAGGCCGAAGCCCTGACCGAAGTGGAGAAGTGCGCGCAGGCCTGCGAGTTCTACGCCGACCATGCCGCCGACTACCTCAAGCCGCAGCTGATCGACACCGAGGCCCAGCGCAGCTACGTGCGCTACGAGCCCATCGGCTGCGTGTTCGCCGTGATGCCCTGGAACTTCCCGATCTGGCAGGTATTCCGCTTCCTTGCGCCGGCCTTCATGGCCGGCAACGTCGCCCTGCTCAAGCATGCCAGCAACGTCCCGCAGTGCGCCGACCTGATCCTGGCCGTATGCCGCGATGGCGGCCTGCCCGCCGGCGTGTTCGACGTCCTGCACATCGACAACGACCAGGCCGCCGACGTGCTGCGCGACAAGCGGGTCAAGGCCGTCACCCTGACCGGCAGCGAACGGGCAGGACGCTCGATTGCCGCCAATGCCGGTGACCAGCTCAAGAAGTGCGTCATGGAACTGGGCGGCAGCGACGCGTTCGTCGTGCTCGAGGATGCCGATCTCGACAAGACCGTCGCCGCCGCCGTGAAGTCGCGCTTCGACAACAGTGGCCAGACCTGCATCGCCGCCAAGCGCTTCATCGTGGTCGATGCCATCGCCGATGCATTCGTGGAAAAGTTCGTGGCCGCCGCTGCGCAGCGCGTGTACGGCGACCCGCAGGACGAACGCACCACGCTGGCCCCGATGGCCCGCGCCGACCTGCGCGACGAACTGCACAGCCAGGTGCAGGACAGCGTGGCCAAGGGCGCCAAACTGCTGCTCGGCGGCGAGCCGGTGGCGGGCAGCCATGCCGGCTACCCGGCCACCATCCTGGACAACGTCGGGCCGGGCATGCCGGCCTATGAGGAAGAACTGTTCGGCCCCGCCGCGGCCATCCTGCGCGTGCGCGATGATGCCGAGGCGCTGCGCGTGGCCAACGACACCACCTTCGGTCTGGGGGGCAGCGTCTGGACCGCGGATGCGGTGCGGGGCGAAGCCATCGCCAAGAAGCTGGAATGCGGCGCGGCTTTCGTCAACGCCATCGTCAAAAGCGACCCCCGCCTGCCGTTCGGCGGCAGCAAGCGCTCCGGCTTCGGCCGCGAACTGGCCGACCACGGCATCCATGAGTTCATGAACATCAAAACGGTATACGTGGCCTGA